One window of the Elusimicrobiota bacterium genome contains the following:
- the mgtA gene encoding magnesium-translocating P-type ATPase — MPNSIPPRSAQNGKPSVRSAASTRSAVDTRADPFLKECAQLTEEEVLSRLSTSLGGLSEDDAALRLKQDGPNAVAPETHFQKLQLVRHAVLNPLVILLAVLAGIEMATGEYRSAWVMLAMIVVSVVLRLVQEIRADHAATKLKEMVHITATVFRDGVSLEIPMGGLVRGDIVLLSAGDMVPADVRILRAKDLFVSQARLTGESIPLEKMSAPELRTFSLLDAQNVGFWGTSVQTGTGTAVVVATGPNTTLGRMAELLAEPHPRTSFDAGISRVTWLMIRFMFLMIPLVFFVNGLTKHDWTQAFFFSMAVAVGLTPEMFPMIVTVCLSKGALSLSKKKVVVKRLNAIQNFGAMDILCSDKTGTLTLDQVVLERHCDVSGEENPHVLEMAYLNSYFQTGLKNVLDRAILNHQEIQVKVNFSIYKKMDEIPFTFTRKAMSVVLLFPDGDRRIVCKGAPEEVFKRCTQFELDGEVFPIETALLQDLKEEYERLSSDGFRVLALATKTVEERETYSIADEAEMTLIGYVAFLDPPKESATAAIKALGDLGVTVKVLTGDNELVGGKICREVGIPPGQVLLGSDVEVLDDPALALRVEKTTLFARLSPQDKRRVVLALRSNGHVVGHLGDGINDALALRASDIGISVDMAVDVAKESADLILMEKDLMVLAEGVKEGRRVFSNIVKYVRMGASSNFGNMFSVIGASAFLPFLPMAPIQILVNNLLYDMSQIAIPTDTVDEEQIARPRAWSMGELTRFILFFGPISSLFDYALFFILLFVFKCWDPSRASLFQTGWFVESLLTQTLVIHIIRTRRIPFIQSRASWPLLLTTCLVIAFGVWLPYSSIASSLGMTELPPLYWVFLGVLLLGYLTLTQWVKKYLFKRTWS; from the coding sequence ATCCCGAACTCGATTCCCCCGCGGTCCGCCCAGAATGGAAAACCGTCTGTACGATCGGCGGCCTCCACCCGATCCGCTGTGGACACACGGGCGGATCCATTCCTGAAGGAATGCGCTCAACTCACGGAAGAAGAGGTCCTTTCCCGGCTCTCCACCTCTCTGGGCGGACTGTCTGAAGACGACGCGGCCCTCCGCCTGAAACAAGACGGCCCCAACGCTGTCGCCCCTGAAACACATTTCCAAAAACTGCAACTGGTTCGGCACGCTGTTCTTAATCCCTTGGTGATCCTTCTCGCGGTTTTGGCGGGGATTGAAATGGCCACGGGCGAATATCGGTCGGCCTGGGTGATGTTGGCCATGATTGTGGTCAGTGTTGTTCTTCGGCTCGTTCAGGAAATCCGCGCCGATCACGCGGCGACCAAATTGAAGGAGATGGTTCACATCACGGCCACGGTGTTCCGGGACGGGGTCTCCCTGGAAATTCCTATGGGTGGACTGGTGCGGGGGGACATCGTGCTCCTCTCCGCGGGGGATATGGTGCCCGCGGATGTTCGAATCCTTCGGGCCAAGGATCTCTTTGTTTCACAGGCCCGCCTCACGGGGGAATCCATCCCCCTTGAAAAAATGAGCGCTCCCGAATTGAGAACATTCTCACTCCTTGACGCTCAAAACGTCGGTTTTTGGGGCACCAGTGTCCAGACCGGAACAGGGACCGCCGTGGTTGTGGCCACCGGACCGAATACCACCCTGGGTCGAATGGCCGAACTTCTGGCCGAACCTCACCCCCGAACCAGTTTTGACGCGGGAATCAGCCGGGTCACCTGGCTCATGATTCGCTTTATGTTCTTGATGATTCCTCTGGTTTTTTTTGTTAATGGTTTAACCAAACACGATTGGACCCAGGCCTTCTTTTTTTCCATGGCTGTTGCCGTGGGATTGACCCCTGAAATGTTTCCAATGATTGTAACAGTGTGCTTATCAAAAGGGGCCCTTTCCCTTTCAAAGAAAAAAGTCGTGGTAAAACGACTGAACGCCATTCAGAATTTCGGGGCCATGGACATCCTGTGCTCCGACAAAACGGGAACCCTTACCCTGGATCAGGTCGTCTTGGAACGCCATTGTGACGTGTCGGGTGAAGAGAACCCTCACGTTTTGGAGATGGCCTATTTGAACAGTTATTTCCAAACGGGTCTGAAAAACGTTTTGGACCGAGCCATCCTGAATCACCAGGAAATCCAGGTTAAGGTCAATTTTTCCATTTACAAAAAAATGGACGAAATCCCCTTTACGTTTACACGCAAAGCCATGTCGGTTGTTCTTCTTTTCCCGGACGGCGATCGCCGCATTGTGTGCAAAGGGGCCCCGGAAGAGGTTTTCAAGCGATGCACGCAATTCGAACTGGATGGGGAAGTGTTCCCCATTGAAACCGCCCTTCTTCAAGATTTGAAAGAAGAATACGAACGGTTGAGCTCCGACGGGTTTCGGGTGCTGGCCCTGGCCACAAAAACTGTAGAAGAACGGGAAACCTATTCGATTGCTGACGAAGCGGAAATGACGTTGATCGGGTATGTGGCTTTTTTGGACCCACCCAAGGAATCCGCCACAGCGGCCATTAAGGCGTTGGGGGACCTCGGGGTCACCGTTAAAGTTTTGACGGGTGACAATGAATTGGTGGGGGGAAAGATTTGCCGCGAGGTGGGTATCCCGCCAGGTCAAGTTCTCCTGGGGTCTGACGTCGAAGTTTTAGACGACCCCGCCCTGGCGTTACGGGTGGAAAAAACCACCCTTTTTGCCCGGCTGTCGCCTCAAGACAAACGACGGGTGGTCCTGGCCCTGCGGTCCAATGGGCATGTGGTGGGCCATTTGGGAGATGGCATCAACGACGCCCTGGCCTTAAGGGCCTCGGACATCGGGATCTCCGTGGACATGGCTGTCGATGTGGCGAAAGAGTCCGCGGATTTGATCCTGATGGAAAAAGATTTGATGGTCTTGGCGGAGGGAGTCAAAGAAGGTCGGCGGGTGTTCTCGAACATCGTGAAATACGTTCGCATGGGAGCCAGTTCGAATTTCGGAAATATGTTCAGTGTCATTGGGGCCAGCGCTTTTCTCCCGTTTCTTCCTATGGCCCCGATTCAGATTCTCGTGAATAACCTTCTTTATGACATGTCCCAAATTGCCATTCCAACGGACACCGTGGATGAGGAACAAATCGCGCGCCCCCGGGCCTGGTCCATGGGAGAACTGACGCGCTTTATTTTATTTTTTGGGCCGATCAGCTCCCTGTTCGACTACGCCCTGTTTTTTATCCTGCTCTTTGTTTTCAAGTGTTGGGACCCCTCCCGCGCTTCTCTCTTCCAAACGGGTTGGTTCGTTGAATCCCTCCTGACCCAAACACTGGTGATTCACATTATTCGCACTCGACGGATCCCCTTTATTCAGAGCCGGGCCAGTTGGCCCCTCCTCCTCACCACCTGCCTGGTCATTGCTTTTGGTGTTTGGTTACCCTACTCGTCCATTGCGTCTTCATTGGGTATGACAGAATTACCCCCTCTGTATTGGGTCTTTCTGGGTGTCCTCTTGTTGGGGTATCTCACCCTCACCCAATGGGTCAAAAAATATCTTTTCAAACGGACTTGGTCGTGA
- the mprF gene encoding bifunctional lysylphosphatidylglycerol flippase/synthetase MprF: MKRFVGLIAGVILFLFALLTLHRELTGHSFFTVVRYLESMPTRVVLLSFGLVLFSYATLTLYDLLALRFIGKTLPYRKTVFTSFVSYAVSNTVGFSFLSGAALRLRLYGSWGLSALDIAQVTLFNATTLGVGLALGAGVALLAVPPMAFLSPGGWRGLGGILLLGVSGYISWCTLYRRTWRWREWEISPPSGLMAGAQVGVSLLDWTFSGLALYVLLPQDTVSPVSFLGIFMVAQVAGLVSHVPGGVGVFETVFLISLRGSLSGGRLAAALLAYRGLYYVIPFLTAIGLLSLHEIRERRETFRKVAGATGKWVGSLTPSVLSLLVFTAGLVLLLSGATPPQGTRLAWLGHLVPLPFIEVSHFMGSLVGTGLLLLAWGLQRRLDSARLVTGVFVAVGAATALLKGGDYEEAIFLVFIFILLIPLKSAFYRRSRFTSEPLSPGWMAAVALALIGTVWLGFFAHRHQEYSNDLWWKFELARDAPRFLRGLVAMGGGLALFGFARLLRTVPPDPALPSLTELDRAAALAAASPHTLAWLALMGDKELLFSESGKSFLMFAVEGNTWVSMGDPIGDEGEWADLAWAFKDLADRHGGRAVFYEVKPDMLPLYLDLGLQLLKMGEEARVPLDTFSLEGPENKEFRYTVRKMEKEGLSFRVCPAQDVPKYLHDLKSISNQWLKEKNTREKGFSLGSFKEDFLVRFPLALAEKNGKIVAFSNLWPGGAKMELSGDLMRHGVDAPRGVMDYLFIQMMLWGKAEGYRWFNLGMAPFSGFETRPLAPLWQKLGGVLFHQGEYFYNFQGLRQYKEKFHPVWGPKYLASPGGLALPGILTNVASLISGGIRGILTK, encoded by the coding sequence GTGAAACGATTCGTCGGATTGATCGCGGGGGTCATCCTTTTTTTATTCGCGTTGCTAACCTTACACCGGGAATTGACGGGGCACTCTTTTTTTACGGTTGTGAGATATTTGGAATCGATGCCCACAAGGGTCGTGCTTCTCTCCTTCGGTTTGGTCCTCTTTAGTTACGCGACCCTAACGCTTTATGACCTATTGGCCCTGCGATTCATTGGAAAAACCCTCCCCTATCGAAAGACGGTTTTTACTTCTTTCGTTTCCTACGCGGTCAGTAACACGGTAGGATTCTCGTTTCTCAGCGGAGCGGCCCTTCGTTTACGGTTATACGGTTCCTGGGGACTTTCCGCCTTAGACATTGCCCAGGTCACTCTGTTCAACGCCACCACGCTAGGGGTGGGGCTCGCCCTTGGAGCGGGGGTGGCCCTCCTGGCTGTTCCTCCCATGGCGTTCCTTTCCCCTGGGGGATGGCGCGGGCTGGGGGGGATTCTTCTTTTGGGCGTCTCCGGGTACATCAGCTGGTGTACTCTCTACCGACGAACATGGCGGTGGCGCGAATGGGAGATTTCTCCACCCTCAGGTTTGATGGCCGGAGCCCAAGTGGGGGTCTCCCTCTTGGATTGGACCTTCTCCGGTTTAGCCCTCTATGTTCTCTTGCCCCAAGACACGGTTTCCCCTGTGTCTTTCTTGGGGATCTTTATGGTCGCCCAAGTGGCCGGGCTCGTCAGTCATGTCCCCGGCGGGGTGGGTGTGTTTGAAACGGTGTTTCTTATTTCTTTACGGGGGTCACTCTCCGGAGGGCGTCTGGCCGCCGCTCTTTTAGCCTACCGTGGACTTTATTATGTCATCCCTTTTCTGACGGCCATCGGACTCTTATCTCTTCATGAGATCCGGGAGCGCCGGGAAACCTTTCGGAAAGTGGCCGGGGCAACGGGGAAATGGGTGGGCTCCCTGACGCCCTCCGTTCTTTCCCTTTTGGTGTTCACGGCAGGCCTTGTTTTGCTCCTGTCGGGTGCCACGCCACCCCAAGGCACCCGCCTGGCGTGGCTCGGGCACCTGGTTCCGTTGCCTTTCATTGAGGTGTCCCATTTCATGGGGAGTCTGGTGGGGACAGGCCTCCTTCTTTTGGCGTGGGGGCTCCAACGACGTTTGGATTCGGCCCGGCTTGTTACAGGAGTTTTCGTTGCGGTGGGTGCAGCGACGGCGCTCTTGAAAGGCGGCGATTATGAAGAAGCGATCTTTCTTGTTTTTATATTTATTCTTTTAATTCCCTTAAAATCCGCCTTTTATCGACGATCACGATTCACCAGTGAACCCCTCTCCCCCGGATGGATGGCCGCGGTGGCTCTGGCCTTGATCGGCACCGTGTGGCTTGGATTTTTCGCTCACCGACACCAGGAGTATTCAAACGATTTGTGGTGGAAGTTTGAACTGGCCCGGGACGCCCCACGGTTTCTGCGAGGGCTGGTCGCCATGGGGGGAGGACTGGCCCTCTTTGGATTCGCTCGTCTTCTCCGCACGGTGCCACCGGACCCCGCGCTGCCCTCCCTCACAGAGCTCGATCGCGCGGCAGCCCTCGCGGCCGCGTCGCCCCACACCCTGGCGTGGCTGGCGTTAATGGGGGACAAGGAACTTCTCTTCAGCGAATCAGGGAAATCGTTTCTCATGTTTGCGGTGGAAGGGAACACCTGGGTATCCATGGGTGACCCGATTGGGGATGAAGGCGAATGGGCCGATTTGGCTTGGGCGTTTAAAGACCTGGCGGACCGCCATGGCGGGCGGGCGGTGTTTTATGAAGTCAAACCCGACATGTTGCCTTTATACCTTGATTTGGGTCTTCAATTATTGAAAATGGGAGAAGAAGCTCGGGTGCCCCTTGACACTTTTTCACTGGAAGGGCCTGAAAACAAAGAATTCCGCTACACCGTGCGTAAAATGGAAAAAGAAGGGTTGTCCTTTCGGGTCTGTCCCGCCCAGGATGTTCCAAAATACCTCCACGACCTGAAATCAATCTCCAATCAATGGTTGAAAGAAAAGAATACCCGTGAAAAAGGATTTTCTTTAGGATCCTTTAAAGAAGATTTTTTGGTTCGGTTTCCCCTGGCCCTCGCCGAAAAGAACGGTAAAATTGTGGCCTTTTCCAATCTATGGCCGGGGGGGGCGAAAATGGAATTATCCGGAGACCTCATGCGGCACGGCGTGGACGCGCCACGGGGAGTTATGGATTATCTTTTCATTCAAATGATGTTGTGGGGCAAGGCTGAGGGCTATCGGTGGTTCAACTTGGGCATGGCCCCTTTCTCAGGTTTTGAAACCAGACCCCTGGCCCCCCTTTGGCAAAAACTGGGTGGTGTGCTCTTTCACCAGGGGGAGTATTTCTACAATTTCCAGGGGCTACGTCAATACAAAGAGAAATTTCATCCTGTCTGGGGACCCAAATACTTGGCCTCCCCTGGAGGACTGGCCTTACCGGGAATTTTAACAAACGTGGCGTCCCTGATCTCGGGGGGAATTCGAGGGATACTAACCAAATAA
- a CDS encoding HAMP domain-containing histidine kinase, which yields MGNLSVSRRLLGIELTGYGLVFLPFLTDYIEHGRWPKTPIQLVTEGAVGLLILFYVRVIGQARSRLNRLEEERKDLTALLLHDMKTPLTVVMGTLTYLNEHPDDPERGKWIRAALRSCREDVELMTQLMEADRLEGKQIFVEKRTVHMPELLRSCAEEISASAARKKIPLNVSHTPEVGMVSADEGLLKRVMMNLLRNALKATEAGGRLDVQATTAGERLVVTVHDTGYGIPPDQMGGLFERYFRVRRKSAVPPPGWGLGLYFCKLAIEAHGGRINIQSQPGEGTLVRFDIPLERPRSGPPSEPEMATMVS from the coding sequence ATGGGAAACCTATCCGTCAGTCGTCGATTGCTTGGGATTGAATTAACGGGATACGGGTTGGTGTTCTTGCCGTTCCTCACCGATTACATTGAACACGGTCGATGGCCCAAAACACCGATTCAGTTGGTTACGGAGGGGGCGGTGGGGTTGTTGATCCTTTTTTATGTCCGCGTGATTGGACAGGCCCGTTCCCGGTTAAATCGTTTGGAAGAAGAGCGAAAAGACCTGACGGCCCTCTTGCTCCACGACATGAAAACGCCGTTGACCGTGGTGATGGGCACATTAACGTACCTCAACGAACACCCGGACGATCCGGAACGGGGGAAATGGATCCGTGCCGCTCTTCGGAGTTGCCGTGAAGATGTGGAGTTGATGACGCAATTAATGGAAGCCGATCGACTGGAAGGAAAACAAATCTTTGTCGAAAAAAGAACCGTCCATATGCCCGAACTGTTGCGGTCTTGCGCCGAGGAAATATCGGCGAGTGCCGCGCGAAAAAAGATTCCACTCAATGTGTCCCATACCCCGGAGGTGGGGATGGTTTCCGCGGATGAGGGACTTTTAAAACGGGTGATGATGAATCTCCTGCGGAATGCGCTTAAAGCCACCGAGGCCGGGGGCCGGTTGGACGTCCAGGCCACAACCGCGGGGGAGCGTCTGGTTGTGACTGTCCACGATACGGGATACGGAATCCCCCCGGACCAAATGGGCGGCCTTTTTGAGCGATATTTTCGGGTTCGGAGAAAAAGCGCTGTCCCCCCCCCGGGGTGGGGTTTGGGACTCTATTTCTGCAAACTGGCCATCGAGGCCCACGGTGGACGGATTAACATTCAAAGTCAACCCGGAGAGGGAACCCTCGTTCGTTTCGACATCCCCCTAGAACGGCCCCGTTCGGGCCCCCCCTCCGAACCGGAAATGGCCACGATGGTGTCTTGA
- a CDS encoding sigma-70 family RNA polymerase sigma factor — translation MLKSWDATIDGWPVYPMVNQEDRRDSQPSEGVDFASLIYQEGDRIYNFAYRLAGNSSDASDLVQEAFSRAFSARHRYVPGKSFATWVMSILHNIFIDGIRRYDKKHVVSMDAPLSDQERGGWADVLPGRDPDPLESIARKEDGDLVQDALNDLSPDHRVVVVMCDVEHMTYEEIAGVVGCPVGTVRSRLHQGRLLLKKTFEGLRGNGI, via the coding sequence ATGCTAAAATCATGGGATGCCACGATTGACGGATGGCCCGTATATCCGATGGTAAACCAAGAAGACCGGAGGGATTCCCAGCCCTCCGAGGGGGTGGATTTTGCCTCCTTGATTTATCAGGAAGGGGACCGAATATATAACTTCGCCTATCGATTGGCAGGCAATTCGTCTGACGCGTCCGATTTGGTTCAAGAGGCTTTCTCCCGGGCTTTTTCCGCTCGCCACCGATACGTGCCTGGCAAGTCGTTTGCCACCTGGGTGATGAGCATTCTCCACAACATATTCATCGATGGGATTCGGCGTTATGATAAAAAGCATGTGGTGTCCATGGATGCGCCCCTTTCTGATCAGGAGAGAGGGGGCTGGGCGGATGTGTTACCAGGACGGGATCCGGACCCCCTCGAATCCATCGCACGAAAAGAAGATGGGGATTTGGTTCAAGACGCGCTTAATGACTTGTCCCCTGACCATCGGGTGGTGGTCGTGATGTGCGACGTGGAGCACATGACGTATGAAGAGATCGCGGGGGTGGTCGGGTGTCCGGTGGGCACCGTTCGATCGCGACTGCACCAGGGGCGGCTTCTCTTAAAAAAGACTTTTGAGGGTTTAAGGGGGAATGGGATATGA
- a CDS encoding zf-HC2 domain-containing protein — protein sequence MTHEHVASDVLSAWVDGEVSEEEAHHVRTHVVHCADCQATLSDFKNVKSFVLSAQRRPLPEALRRTLETHDTPVPGVRRWGAFLFRPSVWAPASAIAAAALAFFLIRTPQESMVETLPLEVLMASHARYQSEGRVPRADLYQTQFTAHVAGEIVDE from the coding sequence ATGACTCATGAACATGTTGCGTCTGATGTTTTGTCCGCGTGGGTGGATGGGGAGGTCTCGGAAGAGGAGGCCCATCATGTAAGGACCCATGTGGTCCACTGTGCCGATTGCCAGGCCACCCTTTCCGATTTTAAAAACGTTAAATCCTTCGTTCTGTCCGCACAAAGACGTCCCCTTCCAGAAGCACTGCGGAGAACCCTGGAGACACACGACACCCCCGTCCCAGGAGTAAGACGGTGGGGGGCGTTCTTGTTTCGCCCGTCCGTGTGGGCCCCCGCGAGCGCCATTGCCGCGGCGGCGTTGGCCTTTTTCTTGATCCGGACCCCACAGGAATCCATGGTGGAAACCCTCCCCCTAGAGGTTTTGATGGCTTCCCACGCGCGATACCAAAGTGAAGGACGGGTGCCCCGGGCGGACCTCTACCAGACACAGTTCACGGCCCATGTGGCGGGGGAAATCGTTGACGAATAA